The Clostridium sporogenes genome contains a region encoding:
- the prmC gene encoding peptide chain release factor N(5)-glutamine methyltransferase yields the protein MLLKDLLIEGYGILKKESIDSYQIDTQLLLGKTLKKDRLFILTNPDYHIKEEEKKIYFELIDLRKNKMPMKYILGTTEFMGLDFNIKEGVLIPRPDTEILVETVLEEIKNKNYKQICDVCCGSGIIGITIGYTLNNTKIICYDIEDVPYNITKENILKHNLQDRIKVLKSDLLTEAIKGKRKFDLIVSNPPYIRKDVIETLMDDVKKYEPFEALCGGKDGLFFYEGIIKQSLEVLNDGGTIAFEIGYDQKIQVSHILHEYGFKDILCIKDLAGKDRVIKARKY from the coding sequence TTGTTATTAAAAGATTTGCTGATAGAAGGATATGGTATTTTAAAAAAAGAATCTATAGATAGTTATCAAATAGATACTCAACTTTTATTAGGGAAAACATTAAAAAAAGATAGATTGTTTATTTTGACTAATCCTGATTACCATATAAAAGAGGAAGAGAAAAAAATATATTTTGAATTAATAGACCTTAGAAAAAATAAAATGCCTATGAAATATATATTAGGTACAACTGAATTTATGGGACTAGACTTTAATATAAAAGAGGGAGTATTAATACCAAGACCAGATACAGAAATATTAGTAGAAACAGTTTTGGAGGAAATAAAAAATAAAAATTATAAGCAAATTTGTGATGTTTGTTGTGGCAGTGGTATTATAGGAATTACTATAGGATATACTTTAAATAATACAAAAATAATTTGCTATGATATAGAAGATGTGCCATACAATATTACTAAAGAAAATATACTTAAACATAATCTTCAAGATAGAATTAAAGTTTTAAAAAGTGATTTACTTACAGAAGCAATAAAAGGAAAAAGAAAGTTTGATCTTATAGTATCCAATCCACCTTATATAAGGAAAGATGTTATTGAAACACTTATGGATGATGTTAAAAAATATGAACCCTTTGAAGCTTTGTGTGGTGGAAAAGATGGATTGTTTTTTTATGAGGGGATAATAAAGCAAAGTTTAGAAGTGCTAAATGATGGGGGAACCATAGCTTTTGAAATAGGTTATGATCAAAAAATACAGGTTTCTCACATTTTACATGAGTATGGTTTTAAGGATATATTATGTATAAAAGACTTAGCTGGAAAAGACAGAGTTATAAAAGCTAGAAAGTATTAA
- the prfA gene encoding peptide chain release factor 1, producing the protein MMLERLNFIENKYEELSNKISDPSVMANQKEWQKLCKEHAELEVIVNTYREYKKTQEDLESDKEMLREESDKELREMAQEEIKELTLKLEDLERELTILLLPKDPNDDKDVFIEIRAGAGGDEAALFAANLLRMYTRYAERKNWKVETMSLNATDIGGFKEVTVAVKGKGAYSRLKYESGVHRVQRVPDTESSGRIHTSTATVAVLPEVDDVDININANDLRIDVYRASGHGGQCVNTTDSAVRITHLPTGLVVTCQDEKSQLKNKEKAMKVLKARLFEAAEAERAASIAEDRKSQVGTGDRSERIRTYNYPQGRITDHRIGLTLYKLETFLDGDIDEVIEALVTEDQAEKMKDLGRAN; encoded by the coding sequence ATAATGTTAGAAAGACTTAATTTTATAGAAAATAAATATGAAGAGCTATCAAATAAAATAAGTGACCCTTCAGTTATGGCAAATCAAAAAGAATGGCAAAAACTTTGTAAAGAACATGCTGAATTAGAAGTTATAGTTAATACATATAGAGAGTATAAAAAAACACAAGAGGATTTAGAATCAGATAAAGAGATGCTAAGGGAAGAATCAGACAAAGAACTAAGAGAAATGGCACAGGAAGAAATAAAAGAGTTAACTTTAAAGTTAGAAGATTTAGAAAGAGAATTAACTATATTGTTACTACCAAAAGATCCTAACGATGATAAAGATGTATTTATAGAAATTAGAGCAGGCGCTGGTGGAGATGAAGCGGCTTTATTTGCAGCTAACCTATTAAGAATGTATACAAGATATGCAGAAAGAAAAAACTGGAAAGTGGAAACTATGAGTTTAAATGCTACAGACATAGGCGGATTTAAAGAAGTTACTGTAGCAGTTAAAGGAAAAGGAGCCTATAGTAGATTAAAATATGAAAGTGGAGTGCACAGAGTTCAAAGAGTTCCAGATACAGAATCAAGCGGCAGAATTCATACTTCTACAGCTACTGTAGCTGTACTTCCTGAAGTAGACGATGTAGATATAAACATAAACGCTAATGACTTAAGAATTGACGTTTATAGAGCCTCAGGTCATGGTGGACAGTGTGTAAATACTACAGATTCTGCTGTAAGAATAACTCACTTACCAACAGGCCTTGTAGTTACCTGTCAAGATGAAAAGTCACAATTAAAAAATAAAGAAAAAGCAATGAAAGTTTTAAAAGCTAGATTATTTGAAGCTGCAGAAGCTGAAAGAGCAGCATCTATAGCGGAAGATAGAAAAAGTCAAGTTGGTACTGGGGATAGAAGTGAAAGAATAAGAACCTATAATTATCCTCAAGGAAGAATTACAGACCATAGAATAGGTTTAACATTATATAAATTAGAAACTTTTTTAGATGGGGATATAGATGAAGTTATAGAAGCTTTAGTTACAGAAGATCAAGCGGAAAAAATGAAAGATTTAGGTAGAGCTAACTAA
- a CDS encoding ZIP family metal transporter, producing MSKLLFIIVMGTIISLSGTMIGAIIGISLKDPSEKLLCKFMGFSAGLMLSIVIFDLIPEALNTWDCFGVSIFLVLGILIVYFIDKNTNSIDINMHKKVAFMTALGLILHNFPEGILMGVGFQAGNRLGLKMALIISIHDIPEGIAVATPLIASNEKKSKTLFYVFLTAIPTLFGVFLGSYIANISKNFLSILLSLASGIMIYVVCAEMIPESRNLGDRVTSYFYMIVGIIAGLIIIKLL from the coding sequence TTGAGTAAACTTTTATTTATTATTGTAATGGGAACTATTATATCTTTATCAGGAACAATGATAGGAGCTATAATAGGGATATCTTTAAAAGACCCTTCTGAAAAACTTCTTTGCAAATTCATGGGATTTTCAGCAGGTCTTATGTTGTCTATAGTGATTTTTGATTTAATACCAGAAGCTTTAAATACATGGGATTGTTTTGGAGTTTCAATTTTTTTAGTACTAGGGATACTAATTGTATATTTTATTGATAAAAATACAAATAGTATAGATATAAATATGCATAAGAAGGTAGCATTTATGACGGCTCTAGGTCTTATATTGCACAATTTTCCAGAAGGTATATTAATGGGGGTTGGGTTTCAAGCAGGAAATAGATTAGGGCTGAAAATGGCACTTATTATATCCATACACGATATACCAGAAGGTATAGCGGTGGCCACTCCTTTAATAGCATCTAATGAAAAAAAGAGTAAAACTTTGTTTTATGTTTTTCTTACTGCAATTCCTACATTGTTTGGTGTATTCTTAGGTTCTTATATTGCAAATATATCTAAAAATTTTTTAAGTATACTCTTATCACTTGCTTCAGGAATAATGATTTATGTTGTGTGTGCTGAAATGATTCCAGAATCAAGAAATTTAGGAGATAGAGTTACCTCATATTTTTATATGATAGTAGGTATTATAGCTGGATTGATTATAATAAAACTACTATAA
- a CDS encoding L-threonylcarbamoyladenylate synthase → MKTKVVRLDENNIDEHVISKAGNILRQGGLVVFPTETVYGLGANALDKDAVKKIFEAKGRPQDNPLIVHISKVKDIEKLVEEIPPIAQKLMDKFWPGPMTIILKKKDIIPNETSAGLDSIGIRMPSNKIAMELISMAGVPIAAPSANLSGKPSPTDLETCIEDLDGRVNAILGGDNSEVGVESTVIDCTINPPCILRPGGITLEMLKEVDSNIYIDPAIMKKPDKELRPKAPGMKYRHYAPKAPLKIIKGDLNKTIEKINEMVQNYIDAEKKVGIIATDETIDNYKKGEVVSIGSRKDLNTIAHNLFYVLRTFDEKNVDLILSEAFEEKDMGVAIMNRLKKSAGYDIINLD, encoded by the coding sequence ATGAAAACAAAAGTTGTAAGATTAGATGAAAACAATATAGATGAGCATGTCATAAGTAAGGCTGGAAATATATTAAGACAAGGTGGGCTTGTAGTATTTCCTACAGAAACTGTATATGGATTAGGAGCTAATGCTTTAGATAAAGATGCAGTAAAAAAAATATTTGAAGCAAAGGGGAGACCACAGGATAACCCTTTAATAGTTCATATTTCTAAGGTGAAAGATATAGAGAAATTAGTTGAAGAAATACCACCTATAGCTCAAAAATTAATGGATAAATTTTGGCCTGGACCTATGACTATAATATTAAAGAAAAAGGATATAATACCAAACGAAACTAGCGCAGGCTTAGATAGTATAGGAATTAGGATGCCATCTAATAAAATAGCAATGGAACTTATTTCTATGGCAGGTGTACCTATAGCTGCACCTTCAGCAAATTTATCAGGGAAACCTAGCCCAACAGATCTAGAAACCTGCATAGAAGATTTAGATGGTAGGGTAAATGCAATATTAGGTGGGGATAATTCTGAAGTAGGTGTTGAATCTACCGTAATAGATTGTACAATTAATCCCCCTTGCATTTTAAGGCCTGGTGGAATAACATTAGAAATGTTAAAAGAAGTAGATTCTAATATATATATTGATCCAGCTATAATGAAAAAGCCAGATAAAGAATTGAGACCAAAGGCCCCAGGTATGAAATATAGACATTATGCACCAAAGGCTCCATTAAAAATAATTAAAGGGGATTTAAATAAAACTATTGAAAAAATTAATGAAATGGTGCAAAATTATATAGATGCAGAAAAGAAGGTAGGAATTATTGCTACAGATGAAACTATAGACAATTATAAAAAAGGTGAGGTGGTTTCTATAGGAAGTAGAAAAGATTTAAACACCATTGCCCATAACTTGTTTTATGTTTTAAGAACCTTTGATGAAAAGAATGTAGATTTAATTTTATCTGAAGCATTTGAAGAAAAAGATATGGGAGTAGCTATAATGAATAGGCTAAAGAAGTCAGCTGGCTATGATATTATAAATTTAGATTAG
- a CDS encoding low molecular weight protein arginine phosphatase has translation MNILFVCTGNTCRSFMAEAIFNSLNDMEEITAKSAGIAVVPGSVSSGNACKIINEDINIDLSNREAIQLDEEILDQSDLILTMTYSAKDLLSNLSQEDSDRIFCITEYVGQKGEILDPFGGDIEVYKSTYEQLKNIILLLLKKLKEDRQN, from the coding sequence ATGAATATATTATTTGTTTGTACAGGAAATACCTGTAGAAGTTTTATGGCAGAAGCTATATTTAATTCTTTAAATGATATGGAAGAAATAACTGCTAAGTCAGCAGGGATAGCTGTGGTGCCTGGAAGTGTTTCATCAGGTAATGCTTGTAAAATAATTAATGAAGATATTAATATAGACCTATCTAATAGAGAAGCAATTCAATTAGATGAAGAGATATTAGATCAATCAGATCTAATATTAACTATGACATATTCAGCTAAAGATTTATTATCCAATTTATCTCAGGAGGATAGTGATAGAATTTTTTGTATAACTGAATATGTAGGACAAAAAGGTGAGATTTTAGATCCTTTTGGTGGAGATATAGAAGTTTATAAAAGTACTTATGAACAATTAAAAAATATCATTTTATTATTATTAAAAAAATTAAAAGAAGATAGACAAAACTAA
- the rpiB gene encoding ribose 5-phosphate isomerase B codes for MKIALGSDHAGLPLKNEIIKHLEGKGIEIKDFGTYTEESCDYPDYAQKVAEKVVAKEFDFGILICGTGIGISIAANKVKGVRAALCSDTFSAHACREHNNANILALGQRVVGVGLALDIVDNFLNAEFQGGRHENRINKMMEIEK; via the coding sequence ATGAAAATAGCTTTAGGAAGTGATCATGCAGGATTACCTTTGAAAAATGAAATAATAAAACATTTAGAAGGTAAAGGAATAGAAATAAAAGATTTTGGTACATATACAGAAGAATCCTGTGATTATCCAGACTATGCACAAAAAGTTGCAGAAAAGGTTGTAGCTAAAGAATTTGATTTTGGAATATTAATATGTGGAACAGGTATAGGCATAAGTATAGCTGCTAATAAAGTAAAGGGAGTTAGAGCAGCTTTATGCAGCGACACTTTTAGTGCTCATGCATGTAGAGAACATAATAATGCTAACATATTAGCCCTAGGTCAAAGAGTCGTAGGTGTAGGCTTGGCATTAGATATAGTAGACAATTTTTTAAATGCTGAATTCCAAGGTGGAAGGCATGAAAACAGAATTAACAAAATGATGGAAATAGAAAAATAA
- the upp gene encoding uracil phosphoribosyltransferase has protein sequence MSKVTQIGHPLILHKLALIRDKNTGSKDFRELVEEVAMLMAYEVTRDLQVEEVEIETPICKTKCKMLSGKKVAIVPILRAGLGMVGGMTSLIPAAKVGHIGLYRDEETLKPVEYFCKLPQDIGDRDVIVTDPMLATGGSAKDAITLLKQKGAKHIRLMCLVAAPEGIKEVMDEHPDVDIYVASVDEKLNEKGYVVPGLGDAGDRLYGTK, from the coding sequence ATGAGTAAAGTAACACAAATAGGACATCCATTAATTCTTCATAAATTAGCCTTAATTAGAGATAAAAATACTGGTTCTAAAGATTTTAGAGAGTTAGTAGAAGAAGTAGCTATGCTTATGGCTTATGAAGTTACAAGGGATTTACAAGTAGAGGAAGTTGAAATAGAAACTCCTATATGCAAAACAAAATGCAAAATGTTATCAGGTAAAAAAGTAGCAATAGTTCCAATATTAAGAGCAGGACTTGGTATGGTTGGTGGTATGACTAGTTTAATACCAGCAGCAAAAGTTGGACACATAGGACTTTATCGTGATGAGGAAACTTTAAAACCTGTAGAATATTTCTGCAAATTACCTCAAGATATTGGTGATAGAGATGTAATTGTTACAGATCCAATGCTTGCTACAGGAGGATCTGCAAAAGATGCAATAACATTATTAAAACAAAAAGGAGCAAAACATATAAGATTGATGTGTCTTGTAGCAGCTCCAGAAGGAATTAAAGAAGTTATGGACGAACATCCAGATGTAGACATATATGTAGCTTCTGTAGATGAGAAACTTAATGAAAAAGGTTATGTGGTTCCAGGTTTAGGAGATGCAGGAGACAGACTATACGGAACAAAATAA
- a CDS encoding Blp family class II bacteriocin, translating to MNNYKKNSQYKVISKHDLENINGGLVGGAIAGAVLGGAAGVTTAAIHGAYKGSISGNKLWKGYTSGALGGAAWGLASPV from the coding sequence ATGAATAATTATAAAAAAAATTCACAATACAAAGTAATTTCAAAACATGATTTAGAAAATATAAATGGAGGATTAGTAGGTGGTGCTATTGCTGGTGCTGTTCTAGGTGGTGCTGCTGGAGTAACCACTGCAGCAATTCATGGTGCTTATAAAGGAAGTATCTCTGGTAATAAATTATGGAAAGGCTATACTTCTGGTGCACTTGGTGGTGCTGCATGGGGACTAGCTAGTCCTGTATAA
- a CDS encoding peptidase domain-containing ABC transporter: protein MRYFFNKYVCIKQHDYKDCGAACLATICKQYGLKYPISKIREVAGTDKEGTSALGVIKAAEELGFTAKGVKASKPEDLFSEIPLPCIAHVVIDKKLLHYVVIHKISQKEIIIADPGKGIVKYTPQEFFQIWTGILLIMTPTVKFENGNKKKGLFQRFFKLIKPQKKLLINIFLSSIILTILGIIGAFYFKVILDDIIPNNLNKSLHMISIGIIVLTLFRVLLDAFRTQLLIYLGQNMDIPLMLGYYEHVINLPMNFFGTREVGEIISRFNDASKIRDAISGATLTMMIDSLMVIIGGIFLYTSNSLLFGITIVPVVLYIIIVWVFNKPLEEVNRSVMEDNAKLTSYLVESLNGVETIKAFNAEGEVNLETEKRFISLIKSVFKNGFINNLHGSIKGSVKAVFAVVILWVGTHQVLKGSMSIGQLISFNALLAYFLDPIENIINLQPQLQTAVVAGERLGEILDLELEKSIDEEKKIKPQSLLGNIEFKDVDFRYGTRKLILKDINMNIKSGERIALVGESGSGKTTLAKLLMNFYQCEKGEILINTYNIKDINIETLRDKIAYISQETFLFNGTIKENLSLGNPYITYEEIIEACKRAQIHDFINSLPLRYNTLVEENGSNFSGGQKQRLSIARAILKKPQILIMDEATSSLDSITERAIENTMNEFSEGITTIIIAHRLSTIRRCNTIYVLDRGEIIEKGSHDELINIEGRYYNLWKDQLPFDDVKLEVAASKDKGGIN, encoded by the coding sequence ATGAGATATTTTTTCAACAAATACGTATGTATTAAACAACATGACTATAAAGATTGTGGTGCTGCTTGTCTTGCAACTATATGCAAGCAGTATGGTTTAAAGTATCCAATATCAAAAATAAGAGAAGTTGCAGGAACAGATAAGGAAGGTACAAGTGCTCTTGGGGTAATTAAGGCTGCAGAGGAGCTTGGATTTACTGCTAAGGGAGTTAAGGCAAGTAAACCAGAGGATTTATTTAGTGAAATACCTCTTCCTTGTATAGCTCATGTGGTTATAGATAAAAAATTACTACATTATGTAGTTATTCATAAGATAAGCCAAAAGGAAATTATAATTGCAGATCCTGGTAAGGGGATTGTTAAATATACTCCACAGGAGTTTTTTCAGATTTGGACAGGTATACTTCTTATTATGACTCCTACTGTAAAGTTTGAAAATGGAAATAAGAAAAAGGGATTATTTCAAAGGTTTTTTAAACTTATAAAGCCTCAAAAAAAGCTTCTTATAAATATATTTTTATCCTCTATTATATTGACTATTTTAGGAATTATAGGAGCTTTTTATTTTAAGGTTATTTTAGATGATATTATACCAAACAATTTAAACAAAAGTCTTCATATGATATCTATTGGAATAATAGTTTTAACTCTTTTTAGAGTTTTATTAGATGCCTTTAGAACACAGCTTTTAATTTATTTGGGGCAAAATATGGACATACCATTAATGCTTGGATATTATGAGCATGTTATAAATCTTCCTATGAACTTTTTTGGAACTCGTGAGGTAGGAGAGATTATATCAAGATTTAATGATGCATCTAAAATAAGAGATGCTATATCTGGGGCTACCCTAACTATGATGATAGATAGTCTTATGGTTATTATAGGTGGAATATTTTTATATACTTCAAATAGTCTATTATTTGGTATAACCATAGTTCCAGTTGTATTATACATAATTATTGTTTGGGTTTTTAATAAACCTTTGGAGGAAGTAAATAGAAGTGTTATGGAAGATAATGCAAAACTTACTTCATATCTTGTAGAATCATTAAATGGAGTAGAAACTATAAAAGCCTTTAATGCTGAAGGTGAAGTTAATTTAGAGACAGAAAAGAGATTTATATCCCTTATAAAAAGTGTGTTTAAAAATGGTTTTATAAATAATCTTCACGGTTCAATAAAGGGAAGTGTTAAGGCGGTATTTGCTGTAGTTATCCTTTGGGTTGGAACACATCAAGTTCTAAAAGGATCTATGTCTATAGGACAACTTATAAGTTTTAATGCATTACTTGCATATTTTTTAGATCCTATAGAAAATATAATAAATCTTCAACCACAGCTTCAAACAGCAGTAGTGGCCGGGGAAAGGCTTGGAGAAATATTAGATTTGGAGCTTGAAAAAAGTATAGATGAAGAGAAAAAAATTAAACCTCAATCCTTACTAGGAAATATAGAATTTAAAGATGTAGATTTTAGATATGGAACTAGAAAGCTTATACTTAAGGATATAAATATGAATATAAAGTCTGGTGAGAGGATTGCTTTAGTTGGAGAAAGTGGTTCAGGTAAAACTACCTTAGCAAAGCTACTTATGAATTTTTATCAATGTGAAAAAGGTGAAATATTAATAAATACATATAATATAAAGGATATAAATATAGAAACTTTAAGGGATAAAATAGCGTATATATCCCAAGAAACTTTTCTATTTAATGGAACTATAAAAGAAAACTTATCCTTAGGAAATCCTTATATTACATATGAAGAGATTATAGAAGCTTGTAAAAGGGCACAAATACATGATTTTATAAATTCACTTCCCCTAAGATATAACACATTAGTAGAGGAGAATGGGTCTAACTTTTCAGGTGGACAAAAACAAAGATTATCTATAGCTAGAGCAATACTTAAAAAACCACAAATATTGATAATGGATGAGGCTACAAGTAGCTTAGATTCTATAACAGAGAGAGCTATAGAAAATACTATGAATGAATTCAGTGAAGGTATAACAACTATTATAATAGCCCATAGATTAAGTACTATTAGAAGATGTAATACTATATATGTTTTAGATAGAGGTGAGATTATAGAGAAAGGATCGCATGATGAATTAATAAATATTGAAGGTAGGTATTATAACCTTTGGAAGGATCAACTTCCCTTTGATGATGTTAAACTTGAAGTTGCTGCATCAAAGGATAAGGGAGGGATTAACTAA
- a CDS encoding HlyD family efflux transporter periplasmic adaptor subunit: MKPIIQNIDEMKDSREILESKPHPFTTIFIYILLLIFLSAFIWCWFAEKEIVVDVQGVVRPNENIHKVSNLLGSKVLSVNFKNGDKVEKGKVLYTLEHKELDVQKSSLDKSKKDLEKEISNLEKLKKSISDNKNYFTDSKDEKEYYNKYLSYEKSKKNPDNNKKIVDSQIDNLNAKISNLNLLKKSAQNNTNYLSSGTSYYSQFRDYKINLEGNEKNIKALEDSYNSLKNKKAEEVLINDAKAKLEASKLELTKYKNQFTLNIENAIEECNDKIKDLNNQMSSSDDAKEINEEKIKSSSLVEIDNSIKLSKQKLEEIKTNLKVIDMNIEKCTIKAPIDGIVDISTPIKTGDLLGEGQEVLNILPSESKYKIDLMILNKDIANIKKGTTIKYDFQSLPYKEYGYLDGKLENISVDSKVDPKSGVSFYTGEASIDSKPLYSHKGEKAQIKSGMVCTAKIITRKEKMLYYLLEKINLKE; encoded by the coding sequence ATGAAGCCAATAATACAAAATATTGATGAAATGAAAGATAGTAGAGAAATATTAGAATCTAAACCTCACCCCTTTACAACTATTTTTATTTATATATTACTTTTAATATTTTTAAGTGCCTTTATATGGTGTTGGTTTGCTGAAAAGGAAATAGTTGTAGATGTACAAGGTGTAGTTAGACCTAATGAAAATATTCATAAGGTATCTAATCTTTTAGGAAGTAAGGTTTTATCTGTAAATTTTAAAAATGGTGATAAAGTAGAAAAGGGCAAGGTTTTATATACCTTAGAACACAAAGAATTAGATGTTCAAAAGAGTTCATTAGATAAAAGTAAAAAGGACTTAGAAAAAGAAATAAGTAATTTAGAAAAATTAAAGAAAAGTATATCAGATAATAAAAATTATTTTACAGATAGTAAAGATGAAAAAGAGTACTATAACAAATATTTAAGTTATGAAAAAAGCAAAAAAAACCCTGACAATAATAAAAAGATAGTAGATTCACAAATAGATAATTTAAATGCTAAGATAAGTAATTTAAATTTATTAAAAAAGTCAGCACAAAATAATACTAACTATTTAAGTTCTGGTACTTCTTATTATAGTCAATTTAGGGATTATAAAATAAATTTAGAAGGCAATGAAAAAAATATAAAAGCCTTAGAAGATTCCTATAATTCTTTAAAGAATAAGAAGGCAGAAGAAGTTTTAATAAATGATGCAAAAGCTAAACTTGAAGCCTCTAAATTAGAACTTACAAAATATAAAAATCAATTTACATTAAATATAGAAAATGCTATAGAGGAATGTAATGATAAAATAAAAGATTTAAATAATCAAATGTCAAGCAGTGATGATGCAAAAGAAATAAATGAAGAAAAGATAAAAAGTTCTTCTTTAGTTGAAATTGATAATTCAATAAAGTTAAGTAAACAAAAACTTGAAGAAATAAAAACTAATTTAAAAGTTATAGATATGAATATTGAAAAGTGTACTATAAAAGCTCCTATAGATGGTATTGTTGATATAAGTACTCCGATTAAAACAGGGGATTTACTAGGTGAAGGACAAGAAGTTTTAAATATACTACCATCTGAATCAAAATATAAAATAGATCTTATGATACTTAATAAAGATATAGCCAATATAAAGAAAGGTACTACTATAAAATATGATTTTCAATCCTTACCTTATAAGGAATATGGATATTTAGATGGTAAATTAGAAAATATAAGTGTTGATTCAAAGGTAGATCCTAAAAGTGGAGTGAGTTTTTATACCGGTGAGGCCTCTATAGATAGTAAGCCTTTATATAGCCATAAAGGAGAAAAGGCACAAATAAAATCTGGTATGGTATGTACAGCAAAAATAATAACAAGAAAAGAAAAGATGCTTTATTATTTATTAGAAAAGATAAATTTAAAAGAGTAA
- a CDS encoding deoxycytidylate deaminase — translation MDRVDKNNYYLDICETILERGTCLRRNFAAIIVKNDEIMATGYAGAPRGRKNCCDLGYCKREELKVPRGTRYELCRSVHAEQNAIISARRQDMIASTMYLVGKEYNTGKYVANAGPCSLCKRFIINSGIDKVVIRDSKEKFRIIQVEEWIENDDSLDGDGSY, via the coding sequence ATGGATAGAGTAGATAAGAACAATTATTATTTAGATATATGTGAGACTATTTTAGAAAGAGGCACATGCCTTAGAAGAAACTTTGCTGCTATAATAGTTAAGAATGATGAGATAATGGCAACAGGTTATGCAGGAGCACCTCGAGGAAGAAAAAATTGTTGTGATTTAGGATATTGTAAAAGGGAAGAGCTAAAGGTACCTCGAGGTACTAGATATGAACTTTGTAGATCTGTTCATGCAGAACAGAATGCTATCATATCTGCTAGAAGACAAGACATGATAGCATCAACTATGTATTTAGTTGGTAAAGAATATAATACTGGTAAATATGTGGCCAATGCTGGTCCTTGTTCTCTTTGTAAAAGATTTATAATAAATTCTGGTATTGATAAAGTAGTTATAAGAGATTCAAAAGAAAAATTTAGAATTATACAGGTTGAGGAATGGATAGAAAATGATGATTCATTAGATGGTGATGGATCTTATTAA